In one window of Campylobacter coli DNA:
- a CDS encoding motility associated factor glycosyltransferase family protein has product MTFTEEQKNRYKKNFNALSDNLILKKDLAKLSKSKKFKILQGQDPLDINLLNTFTHKKIYNKPLEELNALLASYNEKYILYPVLYFYGLGNGILYKALCQNPKLQHIIIFENDIELIFTSLHLIDLSQEIKEGKIHILSSKKNKEQFLSIFNVQPFLNFLRVYFLELHSDYYESEHDEIIKLNQNIRHAITEVVCAPGNDPKDALQGIEQFVFNLPKMLTHPNAKELINTRKGLDKNAIIVSTGPSLTKQLPLLKEYASKATIFCADSSYPILARAGIKPDYVMMLERTDVTAEFFNHDFGDFDKDIIFCVAALVHPKAIEYLEKQNRTYILIEKSLHFESYMKLHSFGYLNLVSSVAHMAYKLAIALKFENIIFIGQDLAYAKDGCSHPKDYQNSSTYETNMYEHLSTKAYGGKGEVKTHFIWNIFRTILEKHIINTPKTIKVYNCTEGGARIEGSIEKPFKELCENLLTNDLNKPFPSLNLPSQDKQNERMLKAFYKIQKSIQNCDKLELFVLEKQQSILEKINQEEFKNLSYDDKELAQGIIDDIDTLKNEIEKIHTFYQDLGEILQPLYHQFEFNLAKIYVLNPLTKEDWVNKTLLWIKEHLDWIAYILIHLKAQKQALQSSILPLENELLQRNFKHLLDQIERKSK; this is encoded by the coding sequence ATGACTTTTACAGAAGAGCAAAAAAATCGTTATAAAAAAAACTTCAACGCCCTATCTGATAACCTTATCCTTAAAAAAGATCTTGCAAAACTTTCTAAAAGTAAAAAATTTAAAATCCTACAAGGGCAAGATCCACTTGATATAAATCTTTTAAACACCTTTACCCACAAAAAAATTTACAACAAACCCTTAGAAGAGCTAAATGCTTTGCTTGCAAGCTATAATGAAAAATACATTCTATACCCTGTGCTTTATTTTTATGGTTTAGGCAATGGCATACTTTATAAGGCTCTTTGTCAAAACCCTAAATTACAACACATCATCATTTTTGAAAATGATATAGAACTTATCTTTACAAGCTTGCATCTTATTGACTTATCTCAAGAAATCAAAGAAGGAAAAATCCACATTCTCTCTTCTAAAAAGAACAAAGAGCAATTTCTTTCTATTTTTAATGTCCAGCCTTTTTTAAATTTTTTAAGGGTGTATTTTTTAGAACTTCATAGCGATTATTATGAAAGCGAACATGATGAAATCATCAAGCTCAATCAAAACATACGCCACGCCATTACAGAAGTAGTATGTGCACCTGGAAACGATCCAAAGGATGCCTTACAAGGCATAGAACAATTTGTTTTTAACTTGCCTAAAATGCTTACCCATCCTAACGCTAAAGAATTAATCAATACAAGAAAAGGCCTTGATAAAAATGCCATCATCGTTTCAACCGGCCCCTCACTTACAAAACAACTCCCTCTTTTAAAAGAATATGCCTCAAAAGCAACGATCTTTTGTGCCGATTCTTCCTATCCTATACTTGCAAGAGCGGGTATAAAGCCTGATTATGTGATGATGCTTGAAAGAACAGATGTAACAGCTGAATTTTTTAATCACGATTTTGGTGACTTTGATAAGGACATCATCTTTTGTGTTGCTGCTTTGGTACATCCTAAGGCTATTGAGTACCTAGAAAAGCAAAATCGAACCTATATTTTAATCGAAAAATCACTTCATTTTGAAAGCTATATGAAGCTACATTCTTTTGGTTATTTAAACCTAGTTTCAAGTGTGGCACATATGGCTTATAAGCTAGCCATAGCTTTAAAATTTGAAAATATCATTTTTATAGGACAGGATCTAGCCTATGCAAAAGATGGTTGTTCTCATCCAAAAGACTATCAAAACTCATCTACTTATGAAACAAATATGTATGAACATCTCTCAACCAAGGCTTATGGTGGAAAGGGCGAGGTAAAAACTCATTTTATATGGAATATATTTCGCACCATTTTAGAAAAGCATATCATCAACACTCCAAAAACTATCAAGGTTTATAATTGCACCGAAGGTGGAGCAAGGATAGAAGGAAGTATAGAAAAACCTTTTAAAGAACTTTGTGAAAATTTATTGACTAATGATTTAAATAAACCTTTTCCAAGTCTTAATCTTCCAAGTCAAGATAAGCAAAATGAAAGAATGTTAAAGGCCTTTTACAAAATTCAAAAAAGCATTCAAAATTGCGATAAATTAGAACTTTTTGTCCTAGAAAAACAACAAAGCATTCTAGAAAAAATCAACCAAGAAGAATTTAAAAACCTAAGCTATGATGATAAAGAATTAGCTCAAGGTATCATTGATGATATCGATACTTTAAAAAATGAAATAGAAAAAATCCACACTTTTTATCAAGATCTGGGTGAAATTTTACAACCCTTATATCATCAATTTGAGTTTAATTTGGCAAAAATTTATGTTTTAAATCCACTGACAAAAGAAGATTGGGTAAATAAAACTTTATTGTGGATTAAAGAGCATTTGGATTGGATTGCTTATATTTTAATACATCTAAAAGCTCAAAAACAAGCTTTACAAAGCAGTATTTTGCCTTTAGAAAATGAACTTTTACAAAGAAATTTTAAACACTTACTTGATCAAATCGAAAGGAAATCAAAATGA
- a CDS encoding motility associated factor glycosyltransferase family protein: MNNELFLKNTQALFEVDQILAYELRRIKHCFNFALQGDNLENLNIIHLSSKESIYKNPYEELSNNLTFFKQEYSKYPTLFFYGLGSGAFYKALLTNQNHKQLIIFESELELFYLAFHLFDFSKDIRNERLILFYTPNLNTTQLNALLNHKKIKFSIKTYDFHIHSEFYLSHYKDIIQNLNQSLIEIIKFIVLAYGNDPKDSHIGIEHTLKNLNTLVYGSVFQHFLKYNRAKSKNAIIVSTGPSLTKQLSLLKEYASKATIFCADSSYPILARAGIKPDYVLSLERVAATSEFFNNDFKEFDKDILFLITSVTHENTLKYLEKNHRNYMLVLRPLLFSSHLKLDDFGYLGVGMSVANMAYELAVALRHENIILIGQDLAYDDLGHSHPKDHIYGEQGDKFQDKLSVRAYGGKGLVKTQLSWQLFRQSFEKDIPLVKEKLQITTYNCTEGGARIEGSIEKPFKELCESILDTNLEKPFKNDFKLEPKEAQKILEKTKKHLLNQVKISKNLIEEIQNKLKTLPNILNEKDINLDFKKLKKLELDFQSLATKMKSYGLMSELLQALVFHQECDLLKLKVQPCKNQEEEQKQILLCLKYHHEKFSELILYMQIQNELIEKYI; this comes from the coding sequence ATGAATAATGAACTTTTCTTAAAAAATACTCAAGCACTTTTTGAAGTGGATCAAATTTTAGCTTATGAGTTAAGAAGAATTAAGCATTGTTTTAATTTCGCATTACAAGGCGATAATCTAGAAAATCTTAATATAATCCATCTATCTAGCAAAGAAAGTATTTATAAAAATCCTTATGAAGAATTAAGCAACAATTTAACTTTTTTCAAGCAAGAATACTCCAAATATCCTACTTTATTTTTTTATGGTTTGGGTAGCGGTGCGTTTTATAAAGCCTTGCTCACAAACCAAAATCACAAACAACTCATCATTTTTGAAAGCGAGCTTGAGCTTTTTTACTTGGCTTTTCATCTATTTGATTTTAGCAAAGATATTAGAAATGAAAGATTGATTTTGTTTTATACACCCAACTTAAATACCACCCAGCTTAATGCTTTACTAAATCATAAAAAAATTAAATTCAGCATTAAAACTTATGATTTTCATATTCATAGCGAATTTTATCTTTCTCATTATAAAGACATCATTCAAAATCTTAATCAAAGTCTTATTGAAATCATCAAATTTATAGTCCTAGCTTATGGTAATGATCCTAAAGATTCGCATATAGGCATTGAACATACTTTAAAAAACCTAAATACCTTAGTTTATGGGAGTGTTTTTCAACACTTTTTAAAATATAACCGTGCAAAATCCAAAAATGCCATCATCGTTTCAACCGGCCCCTCGCTTACAAAACAACTCTCTCTTTTAAAAGAATACGCCTCAAAAGCAACGATCTTTTGTGCTGATTCTTCTTATCCTATACTTGCAAGAGCGGGTATAAAGCCTGATTATGTCTTAAGTCTTGAAAGGGTAGCGGCAACAAGTGAGTTTTTTAATAATGATTTTAAAGAATTTGATAAAGATATTTTATTTCTAATCACATCAGTAACCCATGAAAATACCCTAAAATATCTTGAGAAAAATCATAGAAATTATATGCTTGTATTAAGACCTTTGCTTTTTTCTTCACATTTAAAATTAGATGATTTTGGTTATCTTGGTGTAGGAATGAGTGTTGCCAATATGGCTTATGAATTGGCTGTTGCTTTAAGACATGAAAATATCATTTTAATCGGACAAGATTTAGCTTATGATGATTTAGGACATTCTCACCCAAAAGATCATATTTATGGAGAACAAGGTGATAAATTTCAAGATAAACTTAGTGTTAGAGCCTATGGGGGCAAAGGACTTGTAAAAACTCAACTTTCTTGGCAACTTTTCAGACAAAGTTTTGAAAAAGATATACCTCTTGTTAAAGAAAAGCTACAAATTACTACATATAATTGCACCGAAGGTGGAGCAAGGATAGAAGGAAGTATAGAAAAACCTTTTAAAGAACTTTGTGAAAGTATACTTGATACAAATTTAGAAAAACCTTTTAAGAATGATTTTAAGTTAGAACCCAAAGAAGCGCAAAAAATTTTAGAAAAAACAAAAAAACACCTTCTAAATCAAGTAAAAATAAGTAAAAATTTAATAGAAGAAATTCAAAATAAACTCAAGACTTTGCCAAATATTTTAAACGAAAAAGATATCAATTTGGATTTTAAAAAACTTAAGAAATTAGAGCTTGATTTTCAAAGCTTGGCTACTAAAATGAAAAGCTATGGCCTTATGAGCGAGCTTTTACAAGCTTTAGTTTTTCATCAAGAGTGTGATCTTTTAAAACTAAAAGTACAGCCTTGCAAAAACCAAGAAGAAGAACAAAAACAAATTTTGCTTTGCTTGAAATATCATCATGAAAAATTCAGTGAATTGATTTTATATATGCAAATTCAAAACGAACTCATAGAAAAATACATCTAA
- a CDS encoding oxidoreductase, with translation MLENKIIFVAGACGRIGKALCKKILQNKGIAILADINENHLSILKTELENEFQKELLSLRLDITSKESLNYAIDQAFEKYSKIDGFVNSSYPVGKDWGKIAYYEASYEQICESLNLHLGGFILASQEFVKFFKKQSYGNIINLSSIMGVFAPKFENYENTTMQSSLEYSVIKAGINHLGAWLAKELFNTNIRVNTLASGGILDNQANIFLEKYRKCCASKGMLDAEDICGTLVFLLSDESKFITGQTLVVADGWGL, from the coding sequence ATGCTAGAAAATAAAATTATCTTTGTAGCAGGAGCTTGTGGACGCATAGGCAAAGCACTTTGTAAAAAGATATTGCAAAACAAAGGCATAGCCATTTTAGCCGATATCAATGAAAATCATTTATCCATATTAAAAACAGAACTTGAAAATGAGTTTCAAAAAGAGCTTTTAAGTCTTAGGCTTGACATTACTTCTAAGGAAAGTTTAAATTATGCTATCGATCAAGCCTTTGAAAAATACTCTAAAATCGATGGCTTTGTAAATTCTAGCTATCCTGTAGGAAAAGATTGGGGCAAGATAGCTTATTATGAGGCTTCATATGAGCAAATTTGCGAAAGTTTAAATTTGCATTTGGGGGGATTTATCTTAGCTTCGCAAGAATTTGTGAAATTTTTTAAAAAACAAAGCTATGGCAATATCATCAATCTTAGCTCTATTATGGGGGTTTTTGCGCCCAAATTTGAAAATTATGAAAATACCACCATGCAAAGTTCTTTAGAATACAGCGTGATCAAAGCAGGGATTAATCATCTTGGTGCTTGGCTCGCAAAAGAGCTTTTTAATACAAACATTCGTGTAAATACCTTAGCAAGTGGTGGAATTTTAGACAATCAAGCCAATATTTTTTTAGAAAAATACCGCAAATGCTGCGCAAGCAAGGGTATGTTAGATGCAGAAGATATTTGCGGAACCTTGGTATTTTTACTCAGCGATGAGAGTAAATTTATCACGGGACAAACCTTAGTTGTAGCTGATGGATGGGGACTTTAA
- the legF gene encoding CMP-N,N'-diacetyllegionaminic acid synthase, whose translation MGEILCTICARGGSKGVKNKNIRKINDLEMIAYSIIQAKNSKLFKHIVISTDSEEIAKIALKYGGEVFFKREAHLASDTAAKIPVMRDALLRSEEHFKCQFDTLIDLDASAPLRSSSDIIKAFETFCQNQNDNLITAVPARRNPYFNLIEVQDGKVVKSKSGNFTTRQSAPKCYDMNASIYIFKRDFLLQNDSVFGENTGLFIMDESTAFDVDSELDFKIVEFLIKEKNLQAKDF comes from the coding sequence ATGGGTGAAATTTTATGCACAATTTGTGCAAGAGGTGGAAGCAAAGGCGTTAAAAATAAAAACATACGCAAGATTAACGATCTTGAGATGATAGCTTATAGCATTATCCAAGCTAAAAATTCAAAGCTTTTTAAACATATCGTTATAAGCACAGATAGTGAGGAAATAGCCAAAATAGCGCTAAAATATGGCGGCGAAGTTTTTTTCAAAAGAGAAGCTCATCTAGCAAGCGATACAGCTGCTAAAATTCCTGTAATGCGTGATGCTTTATTAAGAAGTGAAGAGCATTTTAAATGCCAATTTGACACCCTAATCGATCTTGACGCTTCAGCACCGCTTAGATCAAGTAGTGATATCATAAAAGCTTTTGAAACATTTTGTCAAAATCAAAATGATAATCTAATCACCGCTGTTCCTGCTAGACGCAATCCTTATTTTAATCTAATCGAAGTGCAGGATGGAAAAGTTGTAAAATCCAAATCAGGAAATTTTACCACACGCCAAAGTGCACCTAAATGTTATGATATGAATGCGAGTATTTATATATTTAAAAGAGATTTTTTACTGCAAAATGACAGCGTTTTTGGTGAAAATACAGGGCTTTTCATCATGGATGAAAGCACTGCTTTTGATGTAGATAGCGAGCTTGATTTTAAAATAGTAGAATTTTTGATCAAAGAAAAAAACTTACAAGCAAAGGATTTTTAA
- a CDS encoding Gfo/Idh/MocA family oxidoreductase codes for MKVLIIGFGSIGKKHFLALNELGFLVDVLSKSYEFSHFEGKNFRLFKDLEELNLQDYDLFVIANITTSHFKTLEFLDQNVKEKIILVEKPLFQKDMEFIPSNNNQIYIAYLLRFHPMIQDLKQLIDEKEVYFAKFICNSYLPNWRKLDYRQNYSAKKELGGGVMLDLSHEIDLAFYFFKELSLKFSQNLKISELEITSDDFTFLALSAKNTSIHIELDYFSKLTQRKILFHTKENSFETDLVHNKLNIYDKTNNFKSKTYENDTFKTLQNMYKAILEKDQNLCTLEEARRVLRLCDEARNG; via the coding sequence ATGAAAGTTTTAATCATAGGCTTTGGAAGCATAGGAAAAAAACATTTTTTAGCCCTAAATGAACTTGGATTTTTAGTAGATGTGCTTTCAAAAAGCTATGAATTTTCGCATTTTGAAGGTAAAAACTTTAGACTTTTTAAAGATTTAGAAGAATTAAATTTACAAGATTATGACTTATTTGTCATCGCAAATATCACTACAAGTCATTTCAAAACTCTTGAATTTTTAGATCAAAATGTAAAAGAAAAAATCATACTTGTGGAAAAACCTTTATTTCAAAAGGATATGGAGTTTATTCCTAGCAACAATAATCAAATTTATATTGCTTATCTTTTAAGATTTCATCCTATGATTCAAGATTTAAAACAACTCATTGATGAAAAAGAAGTTTATTTTGCTAAATTTATTTGCAATTCTTATTTGCCTAATTGGCGAAAACTTGATTATAGGCAAAATTATAGCGCCAAAAAAGAGCTAGGTGGTGGGGTAATGCTTGATTTATCCCATGAGATTGATTTGGCTTTTTATTTTTTTAAAGAACTTTCTTTAAAATTTTCTCAAAATTTAAAAATTTCAGAGCTTGAAATAACAAGTGATGATTTTACTTTTTTGGCATTGAGTGCGAAAAATACTTCAATTCATATCGAGCTTGATTATTTTTCAAAATTAACTCAAAGAAAAATTCTTTTTCATACCAAAGAAAATAGCTTTGAAACCGATTTAGTTCATAATAAATTAAATATTTATGATAAAACTAACAATTTTAAAAGTAAAACTTATGAAAATGATACTTTTAAAACCTTGCAAAATATGTATAAAGCGATCCTAGAAAAGGATCAAAATTTATGCACTTTAGAAGAAGCAAGGAGGGTTTTAAGATTGTGTGATGAGGCAAGAAATGGGTGA
- a CDS encoding nucleotidyltransferase family protein, producing the protein MDINKLKLTPDSSIEEALKVVGQERVRLGIIVDKKDNFLGVISDSNIRKALIKGKNLQSKIKDIYTKNPITIKENTSKNELLKLSAKTDIYDFPVLNDKKEVISIKSISSLLNRQVNSNFVIIMAGGLGTRLKELTKDTPKPMLKVGKKPILESIVQRLKEQNFENFIFCVNYKKQIIEDYFKKGKDFGIKISYIKERKKLGTAGALSLIKQDFKESFIVMNADILTELDFNELLKAHKDSKALMSVCVREFEQQIPFGVIEQNKGFITNITEKPVQKFLVSAGIYVCEPEILELLNKNEYLDMPELIKLAMQKGRVNTYLIHDYWIDIGRLDEFVKANEEFK; encoded by the coding sequence TTGGATATAAATAAACTCAAACTCACACCTGATTCTAGCATTGAAGAAGCCTTAAAAGTAGTAGGACAAGAACGCGTTCGCCTTGGAATCATTGTTGATAAAAAGGATAATTTCTTAGGTGTGATCAGTGATTCAAACATCAGAAAAGCTTTGATAAAGGGTAAAAATTTACAAAGCAAAATCAAAGACATCTATACTAAAAATCCTATTACCATCAAAGAAAATACAAGTAAAAATGAACTTTTAAAACTAAGCGCAAAGACTGATATTTATGATTTTCCTGTGCTAAATGACAAAAAAGAAGTCATTTCTATAAAATCCATTTCTTCCTTACTAAACCGCCAAGTAAATTCAAATTTTGTCATCATAATGGCAGGTGGACTTGGAACCCGTTTAAAAGAACTGACTAAAGATACTCCAAAACCTATGCTAAAGGTTGGAAAAAAGCCTATTTTAGAAAGTATAGTGCAAAGATTAAAAGAGCAAAATTTTGAAAATTTCATCTTTTGTGTAAATTATAAAAAGCAAATTATCGAGGATTATTTTAAAAAAGGTAAAGATTTTGGTATAAAAATTTCTTATATCAAAGAGCGCAAAAAACTAGGTACAGCAGGGGCTTTAAGTCTTATCAAGCAAGATTTTAAAGAAAGCTTTATCGTAATGAATGCAGATATTTTAACCGAGCTCGATTTTAACGAGCTTTTAAAAGCACATAAAGATTCTAAAGCTTTAATGAGCGTATGTGTAAGAGAATTTGAGCAGCAAATTCCTTTTGGAGTGATAGAACAAAATAAAGGCTTTATCACAAATATCACAGAAAAGCCGGTGCAAAAATTTTTAGTGAGTGCAGGAATTTATGTATGTGAGCCTGAAATTTTAGAACTTTTAAATAAAAACGAATACCTTGATATGCCAGAGCTTATTAAACTAGCTATGCAAAAAGGCAGGGTAAATACTTATTTAATCCATGATTATTGGATCGATATAGGAAGACTTGATGAGTTTGTCAAGGCAAATGAGGAATTTAAATGA
- the legG gene encoding GDP-N,N'-diacetylbacillosamine 2-epimerase (hydrolyzing): MSKRKICIVSATRAEWYLLKNLCLEIQNDKDLELQIIATGAHLSPEFGLTYKEIEKEFKIAKKIPILLASDDKISLCKAMALANIGFSEAFESLKPNIVVILGDRYEMLSVASVCLMMNLPIAHLCGGELTLGAIDDSIRHSISKMAHLHFVSTQTYKNRLLQLGEEENRVFNVGSLASPIIKNINFLDKNELAKVLEFDLEQNIYLITYHPVTLNLQNSKKEIDILLKTLDKLNNASLIFTKANADENGLLINEILKDYCEKNPKKAKLFDNLGSQKYLSIMKIAKAMIGNSSSGISESPFFKTPCINIGSRQKGRLRTQNIIDCEFENLDQAFEKLESKDFKQALYHFKNPYENDKNPNIIIKTCLKNANLDTILQKKFIDLR; encoded by the coding sequence ATGAGTAAAAGAAAAATTTGCATAGTCAGTGCAACAAGAGCTGAGTGGTATCTTTTAAAAAATTTATGCCTTGAAATACAAAATGATAAAGACTTAGAACTTCAAATTATCGCCACAGGAGCACATTTAAGCCCCGAATTTGGACTAACCTATAAAGAAATAGAAAAAGAATTTAAAATCGCTAAAAAAATTCCTATTTTACTCGCAAGTGATGATAAAATAAGCCTTTGTAAAGCTATGGCTTTGGCAAATATTGGCTTTAGCGAAGCATTTGAAAGCTTAAAACCTAATATCGTAGTAATTTTAGGCGATCGTTATGAAATGTTAAGCGTGGCCAGTGTGTGCTTGATGATGAATCTTCCCATAGCCCATCTTTGCGGTGGAGAGCTTACCTTAGGAGCCATTGATGATAGCATAAGACATAGCATTTCTAAAATGGCACATTTGCATTTTGTAAGCACCCAAACTTATAAAAATCGTCTTTTGCAACTTGGAGAAGAAGAAAATCGTGTATTTAATGTCGGATCTTTGGCAAGTCCTATTATAAAAAATATCAATTTTTTGGATAAAAACGAGCTTGCAAAAGTCTTGGAATTTGACTTAGAGCAAAATATTTATTTAATTACCTATCATCCTGTAACTTTAAATTTACAAAATTCTAAAAAAGAAATCGATATTTTATTAAAAACTTTAGATAAACTTAACAATGCAAGTTTGATTTTTACCAAAGCCAATGCAGATGAAAATGGGCTTTTAATCAATGAAATTTTAAAAGATTACTGCGAAAAAAATCCTAAAAAAGCTAAACTTTTTGACAATCTTGGCTCACAAAAGTATCTTAGCATTATGAAAATAGCCAAAGCCATGATAGGAAATAGCTCAAGCGGTATAAGCGAAAGTCCTTTCTTTAAAACCCCTTGTATCAATATAGGATCAAGACAAAAAGGGCGTTTAAGAACTCAAAATATCATTGATTGTGAATTTGAAAATTTAGATCAAGCTTTTGAAAAACTAGAAAGCAAAGATTTTAAACAAGCATTGTATCATTTTAAAAACCCTTACGAAAATGACAAAAATCCAAATATAATCATAAAAACTTGCCTAAAAAACGCGAATTTGGATACAATTTTACAAAAAAAATTCATTGATTTAAGGTAA
- the legI gene encoding N,N'-diacetyllegionaminate synthase — MKKALIIAEAGVNHNGDLNLAKKLIEVAAKSGADFVKFQSFKAELCVSKNAKKAAYQLKTTAKDESQLEMIKKLELDFNAHQLLISHAKQCGIAFLSTPFDLESIELLDDLGLEVFKIPSGEITNLPYLKKIAKLNKKIILSTGMSNLGEIEAALEVLCKEGTQRANITLLHCTTEYPAPFDEVNLKAMQTLKNAFNLDVGYSDHTKGIHISLAAIALGASVIEKHFTLDKNMSGPDHKASLEPDELQELCTKIREIESALGDGIKQASKSERKNIEIARKSLVAKKKIKKGEIFSEENLTTKRPASGISAMRYDEYLGKKASKDYEEDELIHE, encoded by the coding sequence ATGAAAAAAGCTTTAATCATAGCAGAAGCAGGGGTTAATCACAATGGTGATTTAAATTTGGCCAAAAAGCTGATCGAAGTTGCTGCCAAAAGTGGAGCTGATTTTGTTAAATTTCAAAGTTTCAAAGCCGAACTTTGCGTGAGTAAAAATGCTAAAAAAGCAGCTTATCAGTTAAAAACCACAGCCAAAGATGAAAGTCAATTAGAAATGATTAAAAAACTAGAGCTTGACTTTAACGCGCACCAGCTTTTAATCTCTCATGCTAAACAATGCGGTATCGCTTTTCTTTCAACGCCTTTTGATTTAGAAAGCATTGAACTTTTAGATGATTTAGGACTTGAAGTTTTTAAAATTCCAAGTGGGGAAATCACAAATTTACCTTATCTAAAAAAAATTGCAAAATTAAATAAAAAAATCATACTCTCCACAGGAATGTCAAATTTAGGCGAGATAGAAGCGGCTTTAGAAGTACTTTGCAAAGAAGGCACCCAAAGAGCAAATATCACCCTACTTCACTGCACTACCGAATACCCCGCACCCTTTGATGAGGTTAATTTAAAAGCTATGCAAACCTTAAAAAATGCTTTTAATCTTGATGTAGGCTATTCAGATCACACCAAAGGTATACATATTTCTTTGGCCGCTATCGCCTTAGGGGCAAGCGTGATAGAAAAGCATTTTACCTTAGATAAAAATATGTCAGGACCTGATCATAAAGCCTCTTTAGAACCCGATGAACTTCAAGAACTTTGCACCAAAATCAGAGAAATCGAAAGTGCTTTAGGCGATGGCATAAAACAAGCAAGCAAAAGTGAAAGGAAAAATATCGAAATTGCAAGAAAAAGCCTAGTAGCTAAAAAGAAAATTAAAAAAGGAGAAATTTTTAGCGAAGAAAACCTTACCACAAAACGCCCTGCTAGTGGTATAAGTGCGATGCGTTATGATGAATACTTGGGCAAAAAAGCCAGTAAAGATTATGAAGAAGATGAGCTAATCCATGAGTAA